A stretch of Oryza brachyantha chromosome 4, ObraRS2, whole genome shotgun sequence DNA encodes these proteins:
- the LOC102705813 gene encoding putative wall-associated receptor kinase-like 16 — protein MAGFELSCNDTAGSGADARPTLLLRGVEVLSISLPLGQVRMKMDMSYDCYNTTRHEIDCVDRVDLNLKGTPFTFSDAANKFIVFGCRMLAYLGPGEQNDIGSDLTIGCAATCGVGDDLVAINSAGCSGIGCCQTNIPRGIQYYKVWFDGRYNTTGIYNWSRCTYAALVEASSFSFSEVYHALSRVNSNLGSQPPFVVDWAIGNMTCEEAQRNGDSYACVSGDSVCLDSRNGPGYICNCRSGFQGNPYINDSHGCQDINECEDTSKYPCYGKCINKVGGFDCLCPAGTRGNPYIGTCRKDIPLPTGIAIGLAAGFGILLLGLSVTFLIRKQRSDIQKQLRKKYFRKNQGLLLQQLISSDERARDSTKIFSIEELKEATNNFDPARVLGSGGHGIVYKGILSDQRVVAIKKPNIIREEEISQFINEVAILSQINHCNIVKLFGCCLETEVPLLVYDFVPNGSLNHIIHADTSNKEFSLSWDDCLRIATEAAGALYYLHSAASVSVLHPDVKSSNILLDANYTAKVADFGASRLIPNDQTHVFTNIQGTYGYLDPEYYHTGNLNEKSDVYSFGVVLLEMLLRKQPIFDCEDGTKKNLSIYFLSEIKGKPVTKIVAPEVLEEASEDEINIVASIAQACLRLQGEERPTMKQVDMSLQSIRNKSLSPDIASPESNYEMHPPLPGRYVEQQFLGVDINGGVANLPYSNCHSLEEEFMLSASFAR, from the exons ATGGCAGGCTTCGAGCTGAGCTGCAACGACACCGCCGGGAGCGGCGCCGATGCGCGCCccacgctgctgctgcggggCGTGGAGGTGCTCAGCATCTCGCTGCCGCTGGGCCAGGTCCGGATGAAGATGGACATGTCCTACGACTGCTACAACACGACCAGGCACGAGATCGACTGCGTCGACAGGGTGGATCTGAACCTGAAGGGCACCCCGTTCACCTTCTCCGACGCCGCCAACAAGTTCATCGTCTTCGGGTGCCGCATGCTCGCCTACCTCGGCCCAGGCGAGCAGAACGACATCGGAAGCGACCTCACCATCGGCTGCGCCGCCACCTGCGGCGTGGGCGACGACCTCGTCGCCATCAACAGCGCCGGCTGCTCCGGGATCGGCTGCTGCCAGACGAACATCCCCAGGGGGATCCAGTACTACAAGGTCTGGTTCGACGGCCGCTACAACACGACGGGCATCTACAACTGGTCTCGCTGCACCTACGCGGCGCTCGTGGAGGCGTCCAGCTTCAGCTTCTCCGAGGTTTACCATGCCCTGTCGAGGGTCAACAGCAATCTTGGTAGCCAGCCGCCGTTCGTCGTCGACTGGGCCATCGGGAACATGACGTGCGAGGAAGCTCAGAGGAATGGAGATTCGTACGCGTGTGTTAGTGGCGACAGCGTGTGTCTGGACTCGCGCAATGGACCGGGCTACATCTGCAACTGCAGAAGCGGCTTCCAGGGAAATCCCTACATCAATGATTCTCATGGCTGCCAAG ATATTAATGAATGTGAGGATACAAGCAAGTACCCTTGCTATGGGAAATGTATCAACAAAGTTGGTGGATTTGATTGTTTATGCCCTGCGGGTACCCGAGGAAATCCTTACATTGGGACTTGTCGGAAAGATATTCCATTACCTACTG GTATTGCAATTGGTCTGGCCGCTGGCTTTGGAATTCTCCTTCTTGGCTTATCAGTGACATTCCTTATCCGTAAACAAAGAAGCGATATTCAGAAACAATTACGAAAAAAATACTTCCGGAAAAACCAAGGGCTTTTACTACAACAACTAATATCATCCGATGAAAGAGCTAGAGATagcacaaaaattttctccataGAGGAGCTGAAAGAAGCGACAAACAACTTCGACCCGGCACGTGTTCTTGGTAGCGGAGGGCATGGTATTGTTTACAAAGGCATATTATCTGATCAACGTGTGGTGGCTATAAAGAAACCTAATATCATTAGGGAAGAAGAGATTAGTCAATTCATCAACGAGGTAGCAATACTATCGCAGATTAATCATTGCAATATCGTAAAACTCTTTGGATGTTGTTTGGAAACAGAAGTTCCTCTACTAGTATATGACTTTGTCCCAAATGGTTCACTAAATCACATTATTCACGCTGATACAAGTAACAAAGAATTCTCCTTGTCCTGGGATGATTGTCTGAGGATTGCTACCGAAGCTGCAGGAGCTTTGTATTACCTGCACTCTGCAGCATCAGTATCAGTTTTACACCCTGATGTGAAATCTTCCAATATACTCTTGGATGCAAATTACACAGCTAAAGTTGCAGATTTTGGTGCATCAAGACTCATTCCTAACGATCAAACCCATGTCTTCACCAATATACAAGGAACATATGGGTATTTAGATCCCGAATACTACCATACTGGGAATCTAAATGAGAAGAGTGATGTTTATAGTTTTGGTGTAGTTCTTTTAGAGATGCTCCTTAGAAAGCAACCTATTTTTGACTGCGAGGATGGCACAAAGAAAAATTTGTCTATTTACTTCCTTTCTGAGATAAAAGGAAAGCCAGTTACAAAGATAGTAGCTCCTGAAGTTCTTGAGGAAGCAAGTGAAGATGAGATTAACATTGTTGCCTCAATTGCCCAAGCATGCTTGAGGCTCCAAGGTGAAGAACGGCCAACTATGAAGCAAGTAGACATGTCATTACAGTCCATAAGAAATAAAAGTTTGAGTCCAGACATCGCGAGTCCAGAAAGCAATTATGAGATGCATCCACCCCTACCTGGAAGATATGTAGAGCAGCAATTCTTGGGAGTTGACATCAATGGCGGTGTAGCTAATTTACCGTATTCAAATTGCCATAGTTTAGAGGAAGAATTTATGCTATCTGCTAGCTTTGCACGGTAA
- the LOC102706098 gene encoding wall-associated receptor kinase 2-like — MRASATSLLLSLAVATAACLSAAAAAAVAQPPQSSCRRKCGDVDIPYPFGIDDDAPGCYLGHGGGSYGFNVSCNDTGDGVLKPFIWDVELLGVSLLDGEVRILMSIASYCYNRSSGAMDDPDNNWALDFTSSPYRFSHTRNTFTAIGCRALAYIGGDNVDADVGSLTTGCVATCRPGDLANLTAGGACSGIGCCQTSIPMGLQYYFVWFDDRFNTTSIHRTSRCSYAALMESSSAFRFSPDYVTSSAFNDSFNGQAPLILDWSVGSESCEQARRNGRPDSYACRSSNSECVDSPSGTGYICNCSRGFRGNPYLNPSDPNSCQDIDECIDQNIRNNCYGICRNTPGGFECICPPGTRGNASVGECQRVLTHGVLVAIGICSSAFVGLLLFLGIEWIRYKRRIITQDLMNRRDAYFRQHGGQLLIDMMKLESCISFRLYDREEIELATDNFRESAILGQGGQGTVYKGYDLDPDNNPVAIKRCKGVDENKRMEFGQELLILSRVRHEYIVKLLGCCLQFEVPVLVYEFVPNRTLHYLIHGQSEPSIRTLQIRLEIAAQSAEALAYLHSLDHPIFHGDVKSANILIGDKFVAKVSDFGCSIFRAAADENVNVVKGTIGYLDPEYLFNFQLTDKSDVYSFGVVLLELLTRRKPLAKEVSLASVFQEAMKKGDLDQIIDREILHEDNMELLHEFAELASQCLVMEGENRPEMSRVAQTLWRLADTASQQQTDAFQGIGSLRLLGNSSASISDSGYSTVETTGYDSRKTSMSIGFAR; from the exons ATGCGTGCAAGTGCAACATCTTTGCTACTGTCTCTCGCCGTCGCAACCGCGGCAtgcctctccgccgccgccgccgccgcagtcgcACAGCCGCCACAGTCATCATGCCGGAGAAAATGCGGCGACGTAGACATCCCTTACCCGTTCGgcatcgacgacgacgcgcccGGCTGCTACctggggcacggcggcggcagctacGGCTTCAACGTCAGCTGCAACgacaccggcgacggcgtgctcAAGCCGTTCATCTGGGACGTCGAGCTGCTCGGCGTCTCGCTGCTGGACGGCGAGGTCCGGATCCTGATGAGCATCGCCTCCTACTGCTACAACCGGTCCTCCGGCGCCATGGACGACCCCGACAACAACTGGGCGCTGGACTTCACCTCCTCGCCGTACAGGTTCTCCCACACGCGCAACACGTTCACGGCCATCGGGTGCAGGGCGCTCGCCTACATCGGCGGCGACAacgtcgacgccgacgtcgGCAGCCTGACCACCGGGTGCGTGGCCACGTGTCGGCCGGGCGACCTCGCCAacctcaccgccggcggcgcctgcTCCGGCATAGGCTGCTGCCAGACGTCAATCCCCATGGGGCTCCAGTACTACTTCGTCTGGTTCGACGACCGCTTCAACACCACGAGCATACACCGCACGAGCCGCTGCAGCTACGCGGCGCTCATGGAGAGCTCGTCGGCGTTCAGGTTCTCGCCGGACTACGTTACCTCGTCGGCGTTCAACGACAGCTTCAACGGGCAGGCGCCGCTGATCTTGGATTGGTCCGTCGGCAGCGAGAGCTGCGAGCAGGCGAGGCGAAATGGTCGTCCGGACTCGTACGCGTGCAGAAGCAGCAACAGCGAGTGTGTTGACTCGCCCAGCGGGACAGGATACATCTGCAATTGCTCCAGAGGATTCAGAGGAAATCCCTACCTGAATCCATCGGATCCCAACAGCTGCCAAG atattgatgagtgCATTGATCAGAACATCAGAAACAATTGCTATGGGATTTGCCGCAATACACCTGGTGGGTTCGAATGTATTTGCCCTCCGGGTACCCGAGGCAATGCTTCAGTTGGAGAATGTCAGAGAGTGCTAACACATGGAGTACTGGTTGCTATCG GAATCTGCTCTTCAGCATTTGTTGGGCTTTTGCTTTTCCTTGGCATAGAATGGATCAGGTATAAACGTCGTATCATCACACAAGATCTCATGAATAGGAGGGATGCATATTTTCGTCAGCATGGAGGCCAGTTGTTAATCGATATGATGAAATTAGAGAGCTGCATTTCGTTCAGGTTGTATGACAGGGAAGAAATTGAGTTGGCAACAGACAACTTCAGGGAAAGTGCAATCCTTGGTCAGGGTGGTCAGGGTACTGTTTATAAAGGCTATGATCTAGATCCTGACAATAATCCAGTTGCAATCAAGAGATGCAAGGGAGTCGATGAGAATAAGAGGATGGAATTTGGTCAGGAATTGCTCATACTTTCCCGAGTGAGGCATGAGTACATCGTAAAACTTCTTGGTTGTTGTTTGCAGTTCGAAGTTCCTGTTCTAGTATATGAATTTGTGCCGAACAGGACACTGCACTATCTGATCCATGGCCAAAGTGAGCCATCCATCAGGACATTGCAGATCAGACTGGAAATTGCTGCCCAATCAGCTGAAGCTCTTGCGTATCTGCACTCACTTGATCACCCTATTTTCCACGGGGACGTGAAGTCGGCCAACATACTTATTGGCGACAAATTTGTCGCGAAGGTTTCTGACTTTGGGTGCTCCATATTTAGGGCAGCGGCCGATGAAAATGTTAACGTAGTGAAGGGCACAATTGGCTACCTAGATCCAGAGTATCTCTTCAATTTCCAGCTGACAGATAAGAGTGACGTGTATAGTTTTGGTGTGGTTCTCCTAGAGCTCTTAACCCGAAGGAAGCCGCTCGCTAAAGAGGTGAGCCTTGCCTCTGTGTTCCAAGAGGCTATGAAGAAGGGAGACCTTGATCAGATCATAGATAGGGAAATTCTGCACGAGGATAACATGGAATTGCTACACGAATTCGCAGAACTGGCAAGCCAGTGCTTGGTAATGGAGGGTGAGAACAGACCAGAGATGAGCCGTGTGGCACAGACACTTTGGCGATTGGCTGATACGGCATCGCAACAGCAGACTGATGCATTTCAGGGTATTGGCTCACTCAGATTGTTGGGAAACTCAAGTGCTAGCATCTCGGACTCAGGCTATTCTACTGTTGAAACAACAGGGTATGACAGCAGGAAGACATCTATGAGCATTGGTTTTGCTAGATAA
- the LOC102706378 gene encoding wall-associated receptor kinase-like 8, whose amino-acid sequence MLSRQHLLLLVSLLLLITPSQEGHGGRAPSKAAAAAALAGCRNSCGDLTFVYPFGVGSGCFRSPDFELICDTTTRPPKLSFRDGVTLVTRSINIVTTEYMGSSTEASVSVAFSDAIYTGNASVVSWSLTPKPIGDSFVSVYLSGLSFFGCGFDVHWLNRPSSGGGTPNCTATCPQGGGGESTAGTVPSAEQSCNGTGCCSIYFGDNTIGYASTVEFRIVRRRDNGRESRHRQSSLRDTIYVTDIFDQQTISWKIVDQPDCPSARKHRTSYACVSNKSICVDMGHSHFEQNGYNCRCRSGYTGNPYILDGCSPDNGYNPYQQKTNCTRQCGNISVPFPFGLEEGCYARKQFYLSCTNATSSTLVLDGLGSTYNVTNISVDKGLIEYVSPKTAAETDIYRYADDGLQQSLYVYVSTPVVPVQWFAAHLTCQDAKRNSSGYACVSTHSECITTKASDSYVGYRCKCGQGYQGNPYISNGCVDIDECLEPNVCPEMCNNTVGKYICVPCPHKTEYEPLRRTCIKKHQNLLLGIAIGLSVGFGILLLCLSGVFLIRRWRNNIQKQLRKRYFEKNKGLLLRQLISSNEKPSDNKIFSLEELQKATNNFDRTRILGSGGHGIVYKGILSDQRVVAIKKPKVIKEGEINQFINEVAILSQINHRNIVKLHGCCLETEVPLLVYDFIPNGSLFRMIHADASNEEFLSWSDSIRIATEAAGALCYLHSAASMSVFHRDVKSSNILLDGNYTAKVSDFGASRLIPIDQSHVITNIQGTFGYLDPEYYHTGQLNEKSDVYSFGVVLVELLLRKEAIFINESGSKNNLSNYFLWEIKTRPIREIVASQVREQATEDEINTVASLAQECLRLRGEERPTMKEVEMTLHFLQNKVLRSFNAKESNKERRSMQATRPPHHKYITTDIGNKKNLESSSCYKLEKEFMSSASIPR is encoded by the exons ATGCTGAGCCGTCagcacctgctgctgctcgtctccctgctgctgctgatcacACCAAGCCAAGAAGGCCATGGCGGCAGGGCTCCctccaaggcggcggcggcggcggcgctagcCGGTTGCCGGAATTCGTGCGGCGACCTGACCTTCGTGTACCCCTTTGGCGTCGGCTCCGGCTGCTTCCGGAGCCCCGACTTCGAGCTCATCTGCGACACCACCACGCGGCCCCCGAAGCTCTCCTTCCGCGACGGTGTCACCCTGGTCACCCGGAGCATCAACATCGTCACCACGGAGTACATGGGATCCAGCACGGAAGCCTCCGTCAGCGTCGCTTTCTCCGACGCAATCTACACGGGGAACGCGTCCGTCGTCTCGTGGTCATTGACCCCGAAGCCGATTGGGGATTCCTTCGTCTCTGTCTACCTGTCGGGGCTAAGTTTCTTCGGCTGTGGGTTTGATGTTCACTGGTTGAACCGCCCGTCGAGTGGAGGAGGAACGCCGAACTGCACAGCGACGTGTCctcaaggaggaggaggagaaagcaCGGCCGGTACGGTGCCTTCTGCTGAACAAAGCTGCAACGGCACTGGATGCTGCAGTATCTACTTTGGTGACAACACGATTGGGTATGCATCTACCGTCGAATTCAGAATCGTCCGCCGCAGAGACAATGGTCGTGAATCACGCCATAGGCAAAGCTCGTTACGGGACACGATCTATGTCACAGATATCTTCGATCAGCAGACTATCAGCTGGAAAATCGTCGATCAACCGGACTGCCCAAGTGCCCGTAAACACCGGACGAGCTATGCTTGTGTCAGCAACAAGAGCATTTGCGTCGACATGGGGCATTCGCACTTCGAGCAAAATGGGTACAACTGCAGGTGTCGCAGTGGCTACACGGGCAATCCTTATATTCTGGACGGTTGCTCACCAGATAATG GTTATAATCCATATCAGCAGAAGACTAATTGTACTCGCCAGTGTGGGAATATCAGTGTTCCATTCCCGTTCGGCTTGGAAGAAGGTTGTTATGCAAGGAAACAGTTCTACCTCTCCTGCACAAATGCGACTTCGTCCACCCTTGTGTTGGACGGTTTGGGTTCGACCTACAATGTGACAAACATATCTGTGGACAAAGGGCTTATTGAATACGTTAGCCCCAAAACTGCTGCTGAAACCGATATCTACAGGTATGCTGATGATGGGCTACAACAAAGTCTTTATGTTTATGTGAGCACACCAGTTGTTCCTGTGCAATGGTTTGCGGCCCATCTAACCTGTCAAGATGCAAAACGAAACAGCTCCGGGTATGCCTGTGTAAGCACCCACAGTGAGTGTATAACAACCAAAGCTTCTGATAGTTATGTCGGTTACCGATGCAAATGTGGTCAGGGATACCAAGGGAATCCATACATAAGCAATGGTTGCGTCG ATATTGATGAGTGCCTTGAACCCAATGTTTGCCCTGAGATGTGCAATAATACAGTCGGAAAGTACATATGTGTTCCATGCCCTCACAAGACAGAGTATGAGCCATTGCGAAGGACTTgcataaaaaaacaccaaaaccTTCTCCTAG GTATTGCAATTGGTCTAAGCGTTGGCTTTGGAATTCTTCTTCTTTGCttaagtggggttttccttatTCGTCGGTGGAGAAACAATATCCAAAAACAACTAAGAAAGAgatattttgagaaaaacaaagggctTCTTCTACGACAGCTGATATCCTCAAATGAAAAACCAAGtgataacaaaattttctCTTTGGAAGAGCTCCAGAAGGCAACAAACAATTTTGATAGGACACGTATTCTAGGAAGCGGAGGGCATGGTATTGTCTACAAAGGCATCCTATCTGACCAACGTGTTGTTGCTATAAAAAAGCCTAAAGTCATAAAGGAAGGGGAAATTAATCAATTTATCAATGAGGTTGCCATACTTTCTCAAATAAATCATCgaaatattgtaaaactacATGGATGTTGTCTTGAAACAGAGGTCCCATTGTTGGTATATGACTTCATCCCGAATGGCTCACTTTTTAGGATGATTCACGCAGATGCAAGTAATGAGGAATTTTTGTCATGGAGCGATTCCATAAGAATTGCGACAGAAGCTGCAGGTGCTCTTTGTTACCTCCATTCTGCGGCATCAATGTCAGTTTTCCATCGTGATGTGAAATCCTCCAATATACTACTAGATGGAAATTACACTGCTAAAGTTTCTGATTTCGGAGCATCAAGATTGATTCCTATTGATCAAAGTCATgttattacaaatatacaaggaACATTTGGATACTTGGATCCAGAATATTATCATACTGGACAGCTAAATGAGAAGAGCGATGTTTATAGTTTTGGTGTTGTTCTTGTAGAGTTGCTTCTTAGAAAAGAggctatatttataaacgaatcAGGTTCCAAAAATAACTTGTCAAACTACTTCCTTTGGGAGATAAAAACTAGACCTATCCGAGAGATAGTCGCCTCTCAAGTTCGTGAGCAAGCAACTGAAGATGAGATTAATACTGTTGCATCTCTTGCACAGGAGTGCTTAAGGCTTCGAGGCGAAGAAAGACCAACTATGAAGGAAGTGGAGATGACACtgcattttttgcaaaataaagtTTTGAGATCATTCAATGCCAAAGAAAGTAATAAGGAAAGACGGTCAATGCAAGCTACAAGACCACCacatcataaatatattacaaCTGATATaggcaacaaaaaaaatttagaatctTCAAGTTGCTATAAATTGGAGAAAGAGTTCATGTCATCTGCTAGTATACCACGGTAA
- the LOC102706652 gene encoding reticulon-like protein B12 — protein MDLRGESGGASLVGELVGDVVMWRRGDVSAALLAAAVSAWLLFGAGGYTFLSLASNVLLLLLTVLFLWAKAARLLNRPEPPIPEMHVSQQVVNELAALLHSGLNTVFAAFHDIALGKSSVLFYQVFLGLWIMSIIGSLTDFPTLCYTSIVAVLTIPALYQRYEECIDRYMRFAYMNLQMYEMVYERFSAKCFHRARDLVIEVLKEP, from the exons ATGGACCTCCGCGGCGAGTCCGGCGGCGCATCTCTCGTCGGAGAACTGG TCGGGGACGTGGTGatgtggcggcggggcgacgTGAGCGCCGCCCTGCTGGCGGCGGCCGTCTCCGCCTGGCTGCtcttcggcgccggcggctacACCTTCCTCTCGCTCGCCTCCAAcgtcctgctcctcctcctcaccgtcCTCTTCCTCTGGGCCAAGGCCGCGCGCCTCCTCAACAG GCCAGAGCCACCTATTCCGGAGATGCACGTCTCGCAGCAGGTTGTGAATGAACtggcagccctgctgcattcGGGTCTCAACACAGTCTTCGCCGCCTTCCATGACATTGCGCTTGGGAAAAGCTCGGTGCTATTTTATCAAGTCTTCCTTGGCCTCTGGATCATGTCTATCATTGGCAGCCTAACCGATTTCCCCACTTTGTGTTACACAA GTATTGTGGCTGTTCTGACCATCCCAGCATTGTACCAGAGATACGAAGAATGCATTGACAGATACATGAGGTTCGCGTACATGAACCTGCAGATGTACGAGATGGTGTACGAGAGATTCTCTGCCAAGTGCTTCCACAGGGCTAGGGATTTGGTTATTGAGGTGCTGAAAGAGCCATGA